From one Pseudoliparis swirei isolate HS2019 ecotype Mariana Trench chromosome 5, NWPU_hadal_v1, whole genome shotgun sequence genomic stretch:
- the LOC130194148 gene encoding pre-mRNA-splicing factor 38A, protein MANRTVKDANSIHGTNPQYLVEKIIRTRIYESKYWKEECFGLTAELVVDKAMELKYVGGVFGGNIKPTPFLCLTLKMLQIQPEKDIIVEFIKNEDFKYVRLLGAMYMRLTGTAVDCYKYLEPLYNDYRRVKSQNRNGEFELMHVDEFIDNLLHEERMCDIILPRLQKRHVLEEAEMLEPRISALEEDLDEMESSEEEDEEEDK, encoded by the exons ATGGCAAACAGAACCGTTAAAGATGCGAATAGCATCCACGGTACCAACCCGCAGTATCTGGTGGAGAAAATCATCCGGACTCGAATCTACGAGTCTAAATACTGGAAGGAGGAATGTTTCGGTCTCACGG ctgagctggtggtggacaaaGCCATGGAGCTGAAGTATGTCGGTGGAGTGTTTGGGGGAAACATAAAGCCCACTCCTTTCCTCTGCCTCACGCTGAAGATGCTGCAGATTCAACCGGAAAAAGACATCATTGTGGAGTTCATCAAAAATGAGGATTTCAA ATATGTTCGTTTACTTGGAGCGATGTACATGAGGTTAACTGGCACTGCAGTGGATTGCTACAAATACCTGGAGCCGCTGTACAACGATTACAGAAGAGTCAAGAGTCAGAACCGAAATGGAG AGTTTGAGCTGATGCACGTGGACGAGTTCATTGACAACCTTCTTCATGAAGAGAGGATGTGTGACATCATTCTGCCTCGACTTCAG aaAAGACACGTCCTCGAGGAGGCTGAGATGTTAGAGCCACGTATTAGCGCTCTGGAGGAAGATCTGGATGAGATGGAGAgcagtgaagaagaagatgaggaagaagataAGTAA
- the LOC130194356 gene encoding origin recognition complex subunit 1-like isoform X2: MKYFTRLRVRRVYEWRGRPLSFNRKLKTYEYGSLAISVEGLPSSTVIKIGQHILIEGEDEDCPYVAKVIRLFGDESGKQKKAVVQWFVRVSEVPLSKRKMLGREPHAKEIFYYQGRSCDDEVDAESILKPVQVMHLDAEAPFPDSSDGDTLYVKLSWDSKTFRKLDSPLGPSELAPALSPLPCPKPSRPPSPLCSPPAAAPATQGATFRALPTPDLAVMRRAARGEVRPSRAIVSAGKAFVAEAESLHSVTKLSASKCLSATRRNASSGTPGVRKKLQLSNSETQSMISDDILGQLLDEELELELKSAVRRLSESPPQVLSFPHSLTPLRNPHKASGALGTFSLKPSSIVLHKVSLSEWNSPASPARHDSRSPQQGDEVMEAGPPTGSVETPRRTATPRRQYATREQKATTPSQKTQPQTPKEPALGVLAEVDDEDSPMLPVTGLRGSKRKSAQLVASRIRKQLNLLDNLQDLNSDGEEDEEEFVPSKKELQSSSEDDDDGEEEEAGLDSDEEVVFKKGKYAAAGSRTPQSKRRTRSLSRTPRKTPNKKVTPGTPRTPHRAVPNIPSRSLPARQPANVLEEARTRLHVSSVPESLPCREQEFQDIYSFVESKIADGTGGCMYISGVPGTGKTATVQEVMRCLQHAADVDEIPPFHFIEVNGMKMTDPHQAYVQILQKLTGQKATADHAAALLEKRFGNAAPRKETTVLLVDELDLLWTRKQNVMYNLFDWPTRRHARLVVLTIANTMDLPERIMINRVASRLGLTRMSFQPYSFKQLQQIIMSRLNKVKAFDKDALQLVSRKVAALSGDARRCLDICRRATEICEHSAADPSAAGLVGMSHVMEALNEMFSSAYITAIKCASLQEQLFLRAVIAEFRRLGLEEATFQQVFVQHQALCRVEGLQPISVSEGLAVCQRLGACRLLLLEPSRLGVLLRVRLNVSQDDALYALKAD; this comes from the exons ATGAAGTATTTCACCAGGCTGAGAGTCAGACGAGTCTACGAGTGGCGTGGAAGGCCTTTAAGTTTCAACAGGAAGTTAAAAACCTATGAATATGG CTCTTTGGCCATCAGCGTGGAGGGTCTCCCAAGTAGCACCGTCATCAAGATCGGCCAACACATCCTCATAGAAGGAGAGGACGAAGACTGCCCGTACGTGGCCAAAGTCATCAGGCTGTTTGGTGACG AGAGCGGGAAGCAGAAGAAGGCGGTGGTTCAGTGGTTTGTTCGCGTGTCCGAAGTGCCGTTGAGCAAACGGAAGATGCTGGGCAGAGAGCCTCACGCGAAGGAGATCTTCTACTACCAGGGTCGCAGCTGTGACGACGAGGTCGACGCCGAGTCCATCCTCAAACCTGTGCAG GTGATGCACCTCGATGCAGAAGCTCCATTCCCGGACTCTAGCGATGGGGACACGTTGTACGTGAAGCTGTCCTGGGACTCCAAGACCTTCAGAAAGCTGGACTCCCCTCTGGGGCCCTCCGAACTCGCTCCagctctctcccctcttccttGTCCCAAGCCCTCCCGCCCTCCCTCACCCCTCTGCTCCCCGCCCGCGGCGGCTCCGGCGACTCAGGGCGCCACCTTCCGCGCCTTGCCGACTCCGGACCTCGCTGTCATGCGCCGGGCCGCGCGAGGGGAAGTGAGACCCAGCCGGGCCATCGTGAGCGCGGGCAAGGCCTTCGTCGCCGAGGCGGAGTCTCTGCACTCCGTCACCAAACTGTCGGCCTCAAAATGTCTGAGCGCCACGAGGAGGAACGCCTCGTCCGGGACGCCCGGCGTCCGCAAGAAACTGCAGCTGAGCA ATTCTGAGACGCAGTCGATGATCAGCGACGACATCCTGGGCCAGCTGCTGGacgaggagctggagctggagttgAAGTCTGCTGTCCGAAGGCTGTCGGAATCCCCCCCTCAGGTCCTGTCCTTCCCCCACAGCCTCACCCCCCTCAGGAATCCCCACAAAGCCTCCGGTGCTCTGGGCACCTTCTCCCTGAAGCCGTCCTCCATCGTCCTCCACAAGGTGTCTCTCTCCGAGTGGAACAGTCCGGCATCACCAGCCAGACACGACTCCAGAAG TCCTCAGCAGGgcgatgaggtgatggaggcaggGCCACCGACGGGCTCAGTCGAGACGCCCAGAAGAACCGCTACGCCTAGGCGGCAGTATGCCACCAGGGAGCAGAA AGCTACCACGCCTTCTCAAAAAACCCAACCACAAACCCCGAAGGAACCAGCCCTGGGAGTCCT GGCCGAAGTGGATGATGAAGACTCTCCGATGCTGCCGGTCACCGGGCTGCGAGGCTCGAAGAGGAAGTCGGCCCAGCTGGTTGCGTCTCGCATCAGGAAACAGCT GAATCTTCTGGACAACCTGCAGGACCTGAACTCggacggagaggaggatgaggaggagtttGTTCCATCCAAGAAGGAGCTCCAGAGCAGCAGTGAGGATGATGacgatggggaggaggaggaggcggggcttgatAGTGATGAGGAGGTAGTTTTCAAAAAGGGCAAATATGCTGCGGCCGGGTCTCGTACGCCTCAGTCGAAGCGGCGAACTCGCTCCTTGTCCAGAACGCCGCGAAAAACTCCAAACAAGAAG GTCACACCCGGCACGCCGCGGACTCCCCATCGCGCCGTGCCCAACATCCCCAGCAGGTCGCTGCCGGCCCGACAGCCCGCTAATGTTCTGGAGGAGGCCAGAACGAG GCTGCATGTGTCCTCGGTGCCAGAGTCCCTGCCCTGCAGGGAGCAGGAGTTTCAGGACATCTACAGCTTCGTGGAGAGCAAGATCGCAGACGGCACGGGGGG GTGCATGTACATCTCGGGTGTGCCGGGCACGGGGAAGACGGCCACGGTCCAGGAGGTGATGCGCTGTCTGCAGCACGCGGCCGACGTGGACGAGATCCCTCCTTTCCACTTCATCGAGGTCAACGGGATGAAGATGACCGATCCTCATCAGGCCTACGTCCAGATCCTGCAG AAACTGACGGGTCAGAAGGCCACAGCCGACCACGCAGCAGCTCTGCTGGAGAAGAGATTTGGCAACGCTGCACCCAGGAAGGAGACGACCGTGCTGCTGGTGGACGAA TTGGACCTGTTATGGACCCGGAAGCAGAACGTCATGTACAACCTGTTTGACTGGCCGACGCGGCGTCACGCCCGCCTGGTGGTGCTGACCATCGCAaacaccatggacctgccggagAGGATCATGATCAACAGAGTGGCCAGCAGACTG GGTTTGACCAGGATGTCGTTCCAGCCGTACAGCTTCAAGCAGCTGCAGCAGATCATCATGTCCCGGCTCAACAAGGTGAAGGCCTTCGACAAGGACGCTCTCCAGCTGGTGTCCAGGAAG gtggCCGCGCTGTCGGGCGACGCTCGCCGATGCTTGGACATCTGCCGCAGGGCGACGGAGATCTGCGAGCACTCTGCCGCCGACCCTTCGGCCGCCGGTTTGGTTGGAATGAGTCACGTGATGGAGGCGCTGAACGAGATGTTTTCCTCCGCCTACATCACGGCCATCAA GTGCGCGTCGCTGCAGGAGCAGCTCTTCCTTCGGGCGGTCATCGCTGAGTTTCGGCGGCTGGGCTTGGAGGAGGCCACCTTCCAACAG GTGTTTGTGCAGCACCAGGCTCTGTGCCGGGTGGAGGGCCTGCAGCCCATCAGCGTGTCCGAGGGCCTGGCGGTGTGCCAGCGCCTGGGAGCCTGCAggttgctgctgctggagccgaGCCGCCTGGGAGTCCTGCTGCGAGTCCGCCTCAACGTGAGCCAGGACGACGCGCTCTACGCCCTGAAGGCCGACTGA
- the LOC130194146 gene encoding interferon-induced protein with tetratricopeptide repeats 1-like, whose product IVLCCLFISASQNKNQLVAKLEALQCHFTWNIGTNKNKLLRINDMLVDIGTEEGNSWLGHIYNLQGFIQYQLGSTEDAQSFFNKAAEAFRQMRKADDGPWLVVNYGNLAWLHHHLGDQAESEAYLSKVDALMKKYPSPSQDELHAETYAEKAWTLMKFSNDRELAADCFQRATKMQPEMVEWNTSYVLWLASAFKYNKVEADILEKMRVAQEQDPENFYLAACYLEQRGKKGEDVKDEARELAVKILRNLISSCNGMKKILRVYSNYVSIDEAIALAEEALELHPDERYLKRCAALCLKWKIVFFRDSHTKQSMIDRAVSLHEEVISLYPDSSLVKKIDLANIHAKSNNGMDKADQMYQDLLKMDLEPAEKQILYNHYAKYLYFNRNDYDQSVQYHMKAAEIPEQSFYRENSINLLEKIKNKNRNRMGKEIEEFLENLQEP is encoded by the coding sequence ATTGTACTATGTTGTCTTTTCATCAGTGCTTCTCAGAATAAAAACCAACTAGTGGCAAAACTGGAGGCCCTGCAGTGTCACTTCACCTGGAATATAGGGACCAACAAGAACAAACTTTTACGTATCAACGACATGCTGGTGGACATCGGCACAGAGGAGGGAAACAGCTGGCTGGGTCACATCTACAACCTGCAGGGGTTCATTCAGTACCAGCTGGGCTCCACCGAAGACGCCCAGAGTTTCTTCAACAAGGCTGCAGAGGCCTTCCGCCAGATGAGGAAAGCAGATGACGGTCCCTGGTTAGTGGTGAACTACGGGAACCTGGCTTGGCTGCACCACCACCTGGGAGACCAGGCAGAGAGCGAGGCCTACCTGTCAAAGGTAGACGCCTTGATGAAGAAATACCCATCACCATCGCAGGACGAGCTCCATGCAGAGACCTACGCTGAGAAAGCCTGGACCCTGATGAAGTTCAGCAACGACAGAGAGCTGGCGGCAGATTGCTTCCAGAGAGCCACCAAGATGCAGCCGGAGATGGTGGAGTGGAACACCAGTTACGTCTTATGGTTAGCGAGTGCCTTTAAGTACAACAAGGTGGAGGCTGACATCTTGGAGAAAATGAGAGTCGCCCAGGAACAGGATCCAGAGAACTTCTACCTCGCTGCTTGCTACCTTGAGCAACgtggaaagaaaggagaagacGTAAAGGATGAAGCACGTGAGTTGGCCGTAAAGATTTTGAGAAATCTCATCAGCAGCTGCAATGGCATGAAAAAGATACTAAGGGTTTACAGTAACTACGTTTCTATTGATGAGGCCATTGCTCTGGCAGAGGAGGCTCTGGAACTCCATCCAGATGAGCGCTATCTGAAGAGATGTGCTGCACTCTGTCTGAAATGGAAGATCGTTTTTTTCAGGGACAGTCACACAAAGCAAAGCATGATAGACAGAGCAGtcagtctccatgaggaggTGATTTCTCTCTACCCTGATTCTTCACTTGTGAAGAAAATAGACCTTGCAAATATACACGCAAAGTCAAATAATGGCATGGATAAAGCTGACCAGATGTACCAGGACCTGCTAAAAATGGATCTGGAACCGGCAGAGAAACAGATCCTCTACAACCACTACGCAAAATATTTATACTTCAATCGAAATGATTACGACCAGTCAGTACAGTACCACATGAAGGCGGCAGAGATACCGGAACAATCCTTCTATCGTGAGAACAGCATCAATCTTCTGgagaagataaaaaataaaaaccggAACCGAATGGGTAAAGAAATAGAGGAGTTTCTGGAAAACCTGCAAGAGCcatag
- the LOC130194356 gene encoding origin recognition complex subunit 1-like isoform X1: MKYFTRLRVRRVYEWRGRPLSFNRKLKTYEYGSLAISVEGLPSSTVIKIGQHILIEGEDEDCPYVAKVIRLFGDESGKQKKAVVQWFVRVSEVPLSKRKMLGREPHAKEIFYYQGRSCDDEVDAESILKPVQVMHLDAEAPFPDSSDGDTLYVKLSWDSKTFRKLDSPLGPSELAPALSPLPCPKPSRPPSPLCSPPAAAPATQGATFRALPTPDLAVMRRAARGEVRPSRAIVSAGKAFVAEAESLHSVTKLSASKCLSATRRNASSGTPGVRKKLQLSNSETQSMISDDILGQLLDEELELELKSAVRRLSESPPQVLSFPHSLTPLRNPHKASGALGTFSLKPSSIVLHKVSLSEWNSPASPARHDSRSPQQGDEVMEAGPPTGSVETPRRTATPRRQYATREQNRATTPSQKTQPQTPKEPALGVLAEVDDEDSPMLPVTGLRGSKRKSAQLVASRIRKQLNLLDNLQDLNSDGEEDEEEFVPSKKELQSSSEDDDDGEEEEAGLDSDEEVVFKKGKYAAAGSRTPQSKRRTRSLSRTPRKTPNKKVTPGTPRTPHRAVPNIPSRSLPARQPANVLEEARTRLHVSSVPESLPCREQEFQDIYSFVESKIADGTGGCMYISGVPGTGKTATVQEVMRCLQHAADVDEIPPFHFIEVNGMKMTDPHQAYVQILQKLTGQKATADHAAALLEKRFGNAAPRKETTVLLVDELDLLWTRKQNVMYNLFDWPTRRHARLVVLTIANTMDLPERIMINRVASRLGLTRMSFQPYSFKQLQQIIMSRLNKVKAFDKDALQLVSRKVAALSGDARRCLDICRRATEICEHSAADPSAAGLVGMSHVMEALNEMFSSAYITAIKCASLQEQLFLRAVIAEFRRLGLEEATFQQVFVQHQALCRVEGLQPISVSEGLAVCQRLGACRLLLLEPSRLGVLLRVRLNVSQDDALYALKAD; encoded by the exons ATGAAGTATTTCACCAGGCTGAGAGTCAGACGAGTCTACGAGTGGCGTGGAAGGCCTTTAAGTTTCAACAGGAAGTTAAAAACCTATGAATATGG CTCTTTGGCCATCAGCGTGGAGGGTCTCCCAAGTAGCACCGTCATCAAGATCGGCCAACACATCCTCATAGAAGGAGAGGACGAAGACTGCCCGTACGTGGCCAAAGTCATCAGGCTGTTTGGTGACG AGAGCGGGAAGCAGAAGAAGGCGGTGGTTCAGTGGTTTGTTCGCGTGTCCGAAGTGCCGTTGAGCAAACGGAAGATGCTGGGCAGAGAGCCTCACGCGAAGGAGATCTTCTACTACCAGGGTCGCAGCTGTGACGACGAGGTCGACGCCGAGTCCATCCTCAAACCTGTGCAG GTGATGCACCTCGATGCAGAAGCTCCATTCCCGGACTCTAGCGATGGGGACACGTTGTACGTGAAGCTGTCCTGGGACTCCAAGACCTTCAGAAAGCTGGACTCCCCTCTGGGGCCCTCCGAACTCGCTCCagctctctcccctcttccttGTCCCAAGCCCTCCCGCCCTCCCTCACCCCTCTGCTCCCCGCCCGCGGCGGCTCCGGCGACTCAGGGCGCCACCTTCCGCGCCTTGCCGACTCCGGACCTCGCTGTCATGCGCCGGGCCGCGCGAGGGGAAGTGAGACCCAGCCGGGCCATCGTGAGCGCGGGCAAGGCCTTCGTCGCCGAGGCGGAGTCTCTGCACTCCGTCACCAAACTGTCGGCCTCAAAATGTCTGAGCGCCACGAGGAGGAACGCCTCGTCCGGGACGCCCGGCGTCCGCAAGAAACTGCAGCTGAGCA ATTCTGAGACGCAGTCGATGATCAGCGACGACATCCTGGGCCAGCTGCTGGacgaggagctggagctggagttgAAGTCTGCTGTCCGAAGGCTGTCGGAATCCCCCCCTCAGGTCCTGTCCTTCCCCCACAGCCTCACCCCCCTCAGGAATCCCCACAAAGCCTCCGGTGCTCTGGGCACCTTCTCCCTGAAGCCGTCCTCCATCGTCCTCCACAAGGTGTCTCTCTCCGAGTGGAACAGTCCGGCATCACCAGCCAGACACGACTCCAGAAG TCCTCAGCAGGgcgatgaggtgatggaggcaggGCCACCGACGGGCTCAGTCGAGACGCCCAGAAGAACCGCTACGCCTAGGCGGCAGTATGCCACCAGGGAGCAGAA CAGAGCTACCACGCCTTCTCAAAAAACCCAACCACAAACCCCGAAGGAACCAGCCCTGGGAGTCCT GGCCGAAGTGGATGATGAAGACTCTCCGATGCTGCCGGTCACCGGGCTGCGAGGCTCGAAGAGGAAGTCGGCCCAGCTGGTTGCGTCTCGCATCAGGAAACAGCT GAATCTTCTGGACAACCTGCAGGACCTGAACTCggacggagaggaggatgaggaggagtttGTTCCATCCAAGAAGGAGCTCCAGAGCAGCAGTGAGGATGATGacgatggggaggaggaggaggcggggcttgatAGTGATGAGGAGGTAGTTTTCAAAAAGGGCAAATATGCTGCGGCCGGGTCTCGTACGCCTCAGTCGAAGCGGCGAACTCGCTCCTTGTCCAGAACGCCGCGAAAAACTCCAAACAAGAAG GTCACACCCGGCACGCCGCGGACTCCCCATCGCGCCGTGCCCAACATCCCCAGCAGGTCGCTGCCGGCCCGACAGCCCGCTAATGTTCTGGAGGAGGCCAGAACGAG GCTGCATGTGTCCTCGGTGCCAGAGTCCCTGCCCTGCAGGGAGCAGGAGTTTCAGGACATCTACAGCTTCGTGGAGAGCAAGATCGCAGACGGCACGGGGGG GTGCATGTACATCTCGGGTGTGCCGGGCACGGGGAAGACGGCCACGGTCCAGGAGGTGATGCGCTGTCTGCAGCACGCGGCCGACGTGGACGAGATCCCTCCTTTCCACTTCATCGAGGTCAACGGGATGAAGATGACCGATCCTCATCAGGCCTACGTCCAGATCCTGCAG AAACTGACGGGTCAGAAGGCCACAGCCGACCACGCAGCAGCTCTGCTGGAGAAGAGATTTGGCAACGCTGCACCCAGGAAGGAGACGACCGTGCTGCTGGTGGACGAA TTGGACCTGTTATGGACCCGGAAGCAGAACGTCATGTACAACCTGTTTGACTGGCCGACGCGGCGTCACGCCCGCCTGGTGGTGCTGACCATCGCAaacaccatggacctgccggagAGGATCATGATCAACAGAGTGGCCAGCAGACTG GGTTTGACCAGGATGTCGTTCCAGCCGTACAGCTTCAAGCAGCTGCAGCAGATCATCATGTCCCGGCTCAACAAGGTGAAGGCCTTCGACAAGGACGCTCTCCAGCTGGTGTCCAGGAAG gtggCCGCGCTGTCGGGCGACGCTCGCCGATGCTTGGACATCTGCCGCAGGGCGACGGAGATCTGCGAGCACTCTGCCGCCGACCCTTCGGCCGCCGGTTTGGTTGGAATGAGTCACGTGATGGAGGCGCTGAACGAGATGTTTTCCTCCGCCTACATCACGGCCATCAA GTGCGCGTCGCTGCAGGAGCAGCTCTTCCTTCGGGCGGTCATCGCTGAGTTTCGGCGGCTGGGCTTGGAGGAGGCCACCTTCCAACAG GTGTTTGTGCAGCACCAGGCTCTGTGCCGGGTGGAGGGCCTGCAGCCCATCAGCGTGTCCGAGGGCCTGGCGGTGTGCCAGCGCCTGGGAGCCTGCAggttgctgctgctggagccgaGCCGCCTGGGAGTCCTGCTGCGAGTCCGCCTCAACGTGAGCCAGGACGACGCGCTCTACGCCCTGAAGGCCGACTGA